One stretch of Bacteroidota bacterium DNA includes these proteins:
- a CDS encoding aldehyde dehydrogenase family protein: protein MSRIEVLKTYKIYIGGQFPRTESGRYYPLTNKKKEPIANVSLSSRKDFRNAVVAARGAFGGWSSRAAFNRGQILYRIAEILEGRKDQFIQELIIQGSTKASAQSEVSTAIDRIVYFSGWCDKYQQLFGTVNPVASSHFNFSVPEPTGVVAIIAPEETSLLGLVSVVAPCIAGGNTCVVLASNSKPLCSITFGEVLATSDVPGGVVNILTGTSEELHAHFSNHMDVNAVVYCRQNENEMKAVAQNSALNVKRTYFWNKDWSKPENEHPYLIIDLQEVKTTWHPIENIGTAGAKY from the coding sequence ATGTCTCGAATTGAAGTTTTAAAGACGTACAAAATTTATATCGGAGGACAATTCCCCCGAACGGAAAGCGGCAGATATTATCCGCTGACCAATAAGAAGAAAGAACCGATCGCGAATGTAAGTCTCTCCTCGCGAAAAGATTTTCGGAATGCTGTTGTGGCAGCACGGGGCGCTTTTGGCGGATGGTCATCGCGCGCGGCGTTCAATCGCGGCCAGATTCTTTACCGCATTGCTGAAATATTGGAAGGACGAAAGGATCAATTTATTCAGGAATTGATCATCCAGGGAAGTACAAAAGCATCGGCGCAATCCGAAGTTTCAACGGCAATTGACCGCATTGTCTATTTTAGCGGCTGGTGCGATAAATATCAGCAATTGTTCGGAACAGTGAATCCCGTTGCCTCTTCTCACTTTAATTTTTCTGTTCCTGAACCGACTGGCGTTGTCGCTATCATTGCACCGGAAGAAACTTCACTGCTCGGATTAGTCTCTGTCGTTGCTCCTTGTATCGCCGGTGGGAATACATGTGTCGTTCTCGCATCCAATAGCAAACCGCTCTGCTCCATCACCTTTGGCGAAGTTCTTGCCACTTCGGATGTACCGGGCGGAGTAGTCAATATCCTTACCGGAACGAGTGAAGAATTGCATGCGCATTTTTCGAATCACATGGATGTCAATGCAGTCGTATACTGCCGGCAGAATGAAAATGAAATGAAAGCAGTCGCACAAAATTCTGCTCTCAATGTAAAACGGACGTACTTTTGGAATAAGGACTGGTCGAAACCGGAGAATGAACATCCATATTTGATCATCGATCTTCAAGAGGTGAAGACGACATGGCACCCTATTGAGAATATTGGAACAGCAGGAGCAAAATATTAG
- a CDS encoding aldehyde dehydrogenase family protein, with protein MNKTKTSESTGTSLKFFGDWKYAPAPESKDHIHLKEQYGLFINGKFVQPKSKKYFDTINPATEQKIAQIAEADEQDVDLAVNAAAKAYTNVWKKMPGKDRAKYIYRIARMIQERARELAVIETMDGGKPIRESRDIDIPLAANHFFYYAGWADKLDYAFPNRTPQSLGVAGQIIPWNFPLLMAAWKIAPALATGNTVVLKPAESTSLTALKLAEIIAESGLPDGVVNIVTGFGKTGAAIVNHPKVNKVAFTGSTDVGKIIQKAIAGTSKRVTLELGGKAANIVFDDAPIDQAVEGIVNGIFFNQGHVCCAGSRLLVQEGVAEIVIRKLKDRMETLIVGDPMDKNTDIGAINSKEQLLKIQEYIKIGINEGAELYQSSCTLPSKGFFCKPTLFLNTSQSHRLVQEEIFGPVLAVQTFRTVEEAIEKANNIPYGLSAGVWTDKGSKIFNLTTKMRAGVVWANTYNKFDPTSPFGGYKESGFGREGGLHGLLPYIRL; from the coding sequence ATGAACAAAACAAAAACTTCCGAATCGACCGGTACATCGTTGAAATTCTTCGGCGATTGGAAATATGCTCCGGCTCCTGAAAGTAAAGATCATATCCATCTGAAGGAACAGTATGGTCTTTTTATCAATGGGAAATTTGTACAGCCGAAAAGTAAAAAGTATTTCGATACGATCAATCCAGCCACAGAACAAAAAATTGCACAGATAGCTGAAGCAGATGAGCAGGATGTTGATCTTGCGGTGAATGCGGCCGCAAAAGCATATACCAATGTATGGAAGAAGATGCCGGGGAAGGACCGGGCAAAATATATTTATCGCATCGCACGAATGATCCAGGAACGTGCCCGTGAATTGGCCGTCATTGAAACGATGGACGGCGGCAAACCGATCCGTGAGTCACGTGATATTGATATTCCGCTCGCGGCTAATCATTTCTTTTATTATGCTGGCTGGGCGGACAAATTGGATTATGCTTTCCCAAATCGCACTCCACAATCGTTAGGAGTTGCGGGACAGATTATTCCTTGGAATTTTCCGCTCCTCATGGCCGCTTGGAAAATTGCACCGGCGCTTGCCACCGGAAACACCGTTGTTCTTAAACCAGCGGAATCTACTTCGCTGACTGCATTAAAACTTGCAGAGATCATCGCTGAAAGTGGCTTACCGGATGGTGTTGTTAATATTGTCACGGGATTCGGAAAAACCGGAGCGGCCATTGTCAACCATCCGAAAGTGAACAAGGTTGCATTTACCGGAAGCACCGATGTCGGTAAGATTATCCAAAAGGCGATTGCCGGAACTTCAAAAAGAGTAACATTGGAACTCGGTGGAAAAGCAGCGAATATCGTTTTTGACGATGCTCCTATCGATCAAGCGGTTGAAGGAATTGTTAATGGCATCTTTTTCAATCAAGGACATGTCTGTTGTGCAGGCTCTCGTCTTCTTGTGCAAGAAGGTGTTGCAGAAATTGTCATCAGGAAATTGAAGGATCGAATGGAAACACTTATCGTCGGTGATCCGATGGATAAGAACACCGACATCGGCGCAATCAATTCCAAAGAACAATTGTTGAAAATCCAAGAGTACATCAAGATAGGAATTAATGAAGGTGCTGAACTATATCAAAGCTCCTGCACTCTTCCCAGTAAAGGATTTTTCTGCAAACCGACATTATTCCTGAACACATCACAGTCTCATAGACTAGTACAAGAAGAGATTTTTGGACCGGTACTTGCCGTGCAAACATTCCGCACAGTGGAAGAAGCGATCGAAAAGGCAAATAATATTCCGTACGGACTTTCAGCCGGTGTTTGGACTGATAAAGGATCGAAGATTTTTAATCTTACAACAAAAATGCGCGCCGGTGTAGTCTGGGCAAACACCTATAACAAGTTCGACCCGACTTCTCCTTTTGGCGGATACAAAGAAAGCGGATTCGGCCGTGAAGGCGGATTACACGGCCTTCTTCCCTATATACGATTATAA